Proteins encoded within one genomic window of Etheostoma cragini isolate CJK2018 chromosome 21, CSU_Ecrag_1.0, whole genome shotgun sequence:
- the LOC117937089 gene encoding ADP-ribosylation factor 2-like has protein sequence MMMFVFLGLIFVVDSNDRERVNEAREELSRMLAEDELRDAVLLVFANKQDLPNAMNAAEITDKLGLHALRQRSWYIQATCATSGDGLYEGLDWLSNQLKNQK, from the exons atgatgatgtttgtgtttttagggCTTATCTTCGTGGTGGACAGCAACGACAGGGAGAGGGTGAACGAGGCGAGGGAGGAGTTGTCCCGAATGCTCGCTGAGGACGAACTCAGAGACGCCGTGCTGCTCgtttttgcaaataaacag GATCTCCCCAACGCTATGAACGCTGCAGAGATCACAGACAAGCTGGGCCTGCACGCGCTCCGCCAGCGCAGCTGGTACATCCAGGCCACCTGCGCCACCAGCGGGGACGGCCTGTACGAGGGTCTGGACTGGCTCTCCAACCAGCTCAAGAACCAGAAATGA
- the LOC117937090 gene encoding ADP-ribosylation factor 1-like, which produces MGNIFASLFKGLFGKKEMRILMVGLDAAGKTTILYKLKLGEIVTTIPTIGFNVETVEYKNISFTVWDVGGQDKIRPLWRHYFQNTQGEFLLYLHAPVTAYR; this is translated from the exons ATGGGGAATATATTTGCAAGCTTATTCAAAGGCCTTTTCGGCAAAAAAGAGATGAGGATTCTTATGGTGGGGCTCGATGCTGCTGGAAAAACAACCATCTTATATAAACTGAAGCTTGGAGAGATAGTCACCACCATTCCCACCATTG GTTTTAACGTTGAAACTGTAGAATACAAGAACATCAGCTTCACAGTGTGGGATGTGGGCGGTCAGGACAAAATCAGGCCGCTGTGGCGCCACTACTTCCAAAACACTCAAGGTGAGTTCTTGTTATATTTGCATGCACCGGTTACTGCCTACAGGTGA